One genomic segment of Bacteroidota bacterium includes these proteins:
- a CDS encoding NAD(P)H-dependent oxidoreductase subunit E, whose translation MERPADVSPKPAYLPTEAPERHFSDEELQFSAAEKKQIKTYLKSYPERDAAVMRVLWLAQDKFGWLPPEVMKLVAQAIDMPYAKVVGVATFYTQYFKKKPGQHVLEVCTCFSCQVMGGYDILHYLEDKLGIKTGEISEDGTWQIREAECLGACGSAPMMQVTNGQYVHNLTPAKCDAVIATLEKGEALPFESVTLPQDEDEMGGNRRSDTEAVVTYQTAPIAETTK comes from the coding sequence ATGGAGCGCCCTGCTGACGTCTCGCCCAAGCCCGCCTACCTCCCGACGGAGGCCCCTGAGCGGCATTTCTCTGACGAGGAACTCCAGTTCTCCGCCGCCGAGAAGAAGCAGATCAAGACCTACCTGAAGAGCTACCCGGAGCGCGACGCCGCCGTGATGCGCGTGCTATGGCTGGCGCAGGACAAGTTCGGATGGCTCCCGCCCGAGGTGATGAAGCTCGTCGCCCAAGCCATCGACATGCCGTACGCCAAGGTGGTCGGCGTGGCGACGTTCTACACGCAGTACTTCAAGAAGAAGCCGGGGCAGCACGTCCTCGAAGTGTGCACCTGCTTCTCGTGCCAGGTGATGGGCGGCTACGACATCTTGCACTACCTCGAAGACAAGCTGGGCATCAAGACGGGCGAGATCTCCGAGGACGGCACGTGGCAGATTCGCGAGGCCGAGTGCCTGGGTGCCTGCGGCTCCGCGCCGATGATGCAGGTCACGAACGGGCAGTACGTCCACAACCTCACGCCCGCCAAGTGCGACGCGGTGATCGCGACGCTCGAAAAGGGCGAGGCGCTCCCCTTCGAGTCGGTCACCCTGCCGCAGGACGAGGACGAGATGGGCGGCAACCGCCGCTCCGACACGGAGGCCGTCGTGACCTACCAGACTGCGCCCATCGCTGAAACCACGAAGTAG
- the nuoD gene encoding NADH dehydrogenase (quinone) subunit D — METTLAPAEAEAGRAKIASTDGYGQEVFTFWPKHNRALYDRLETKHSYLERDADPLEASMTLNIGPQHPATHGVLRVVAKLDGETIESALLDLGYLHRGIEKLAEVKTFQEFMPYTDRMDYLSPYSNNVAWCLAVEKLANVEVPERAQWIRTMLCELARISSHLLWMGTMVMDAGAMSAFLWTFKWREEIYSIFDEVAGARFTVSHCRIGGVTTDLSPDSIGMIRTFAESFAPDIEEWDKLLAGNRIWVERNAGVGTVTKEEAMAIGLAGPSLRASGVPYDLRRFEPYLVYEDLDFTIPLRTEGDCLARYLIRLDEMRESVKILRQCLDRLPEGPVRVDNAKHAYPSKDEVYYSMEGMIHDFMMTDVGVAPPKGAEAYHAIEAPKGELGFFLASDGTGSPYRVEMTSPSFANLQALEYMLEGVMVADTVVMIGSVDPVMGEADK; from the coding sequence ATGGAAACGACGCTCGCCCCTGCTGAGGCTGAGGCTGGCCGCGCGAAGATCGCCAGCACCGACGGCTACGGCCAGGAAGTCTTCACCTTCTGGCCGAAGCACAACCGCGCGCTCTACGACCGGCTGGAGACGAAGCACTCGTACCTGGAGCGCGACGCCGACCCGCTCGAAGCGTCGATGACGCTCAACATCGGGCCGCAGCACCCGGCCACGCACGGCGTCCTCCGCGTCGTCGCCAAGCTCGACGGCGAGACCATCGAGAGCGCGCTCCTGGACCTGGGCTACCTCCACCGCGGCATCGAGAAGCTCGCTGAGGTGAAGACCTTTCAGGAGTTCATGCCCTACACGGACCGCATGGACTACCTCAGCCCCTACTCCAACAACGTCGCGTGGTGCCTCGCGGTGGAGAAGTTGGCGAACGTGGAGGTACCCGAGCGCGCGCAGTGGATCCGCACGATGCTGTGTGAATTGGCGCGCATCTCCAGCCACCTCCTCTGGATGGGGACGATGGTGATGGACGCGGGCGCGATGAGCGCCTTCCTCTGGACGTTCAAGTGGCGCGAGGAGATCTACTCCATCTTCGACGAGGTCGCGGGCGCGCGCTTCACCGTGAGCCACTGCCGCATCGGCGGCGTCACGACCGACCTCTCGCCCGACTCCATCGGCATGATCCGCACCTTCGCGGAGAGCTTCGCGCCGGACATCGAGGAGTGGGACAAGCTCCTCGCAGGCAACCGCATCTGGGTGGAGCGCAACGCAGGCGTCGGCACGGTCACGAAGGAGGAGGCCATGGCGATTGGCCTCGCCGGTCCGAGCCTCCGCGCCTCGGGCGTGCCCTACGACCTCCGCCGCTTCGAGCCGTACCTCGTCTACGAGGACCTCGACTTCACCATCCCGCTCCGCACCGAGGGCGACTGCCTCGCGCGTTACCTCATCCGCCTCGACGAGATGCGCGAGTCGGTGAAGATCCTCCGCCAATGCCTCGACCGCCTCCCCGAAGGACCGGTCCGTGTGGACAACGCCAAGCACGCCTACCCCTCCAAGGACGAGGTCTATTATTCGATGGAGGGCATGATCCACGACTTCATGATGACCGACGTGGGCGTCGCGCCGCCGAAGGGCGCCGAGGCCTACCACGCCATCGAGGCGCCGAAGGGCGAGCTGGGCTTCTTCCTCGCCTCCGACGGCACCGGCAGCCCCTACCGCGTCGAGATGACTTCCCCCAGCTTCGCCAACCTCCAGGCGCTCGAGTACATGCTCGAAGGCGTCATGGTCGCCGACACGGTCGTGATGATCGGCTCGGTCGACCCCGTCATGGGCGAAGCGGACAAATAG
- a CDS encoding NADH-quinone oxidoreductase subunit C, protein MKDDTSNTEPKVTDTPEPTGLKYSFTPRRALAEEAKKANPHAKATTHNPEVVDALRAEFGERIGEVVEYANEQTVFVQRSAIADVCGYLKDAHGFNVLVMIGCIDRFTETERFEVFYNLVAIDPPKRLRLKVRVDDGEAVPTVTGVYHNANWHEREGWDFMGIRFEGHPDLRRMFMPEDFEYHPHRKEFPTLGIPGSLPLPNQETDGELTLDPFARAHGDLPQD, encoded by the coding sequence ATGAAAGACGATACCTCCAACACTGAGCCGAAAGTGACCGACACGCCGGAGCCCACGGGACTGAAGTACAGCTTCACGCCGCGTCGTGCGCTGGCGGAGGAGGCGAAGAAGGCCAACCCGCACGCCAAGGCAACGACGCACAACCCGGAGGTCGTGGACGCCCTTCGCGCCGAGTTCGGCGAGCGCATCGGCGAGGTCGTTGAGTACGCCAACGAGCAGACGGTCTTCGTCCAGCGCAGCGCCATCGCCGATGTGTGCGGCTACCTCAAGGACGCGCACGGCTTCAACGTCCTCGTGATGATCGGCTGCATCGACCGCTTCACCGAGACCGAGCGCTTCGAGGTGTTTTACAACCTCGTCGCCATCGACCCGCCAAAGCGGCTGCGCCTCAAAGTGCGCGTGGACGACGGCGAGGCGGTGCCGACCGTGACGGGCGTCTACCACAATGCCAACTGGCACGAGCGCGAGGGCTGGGACTTCATGGGGATCCGCTTCGAGGGCCACCCGGACCTCCGGCGCATGTTCATGCCTGAGGACTTCGAGTACCACCCCCACCGCAAGGAATTCCCGACGCTCGGCATCCCCGGCAGCCTCCCGCTCCCGAACCAGGAGACCGACGGCGAACTCACGCTCGACCCCTTCGCCCGCGCCCACGGCGACCTCCCCCAAGACTAA
- the nuoB gene encoding NADH-quinone oxidoreductase subunit NuoB, giving the protein MFSQNGGFLTTSVDSVVNWARSNSLMPMPMGLACCAIEMMGMAGPKYDIGRFGAEAMRFSPRQADLMIVAGWCSYKMAHAVRRIWDQMPDPKWCIAMGACASTGGMHRVYGVVQGVDNFLPVDVYISGCPPRPDAILHAVMDIQEKIRNEHSVAKDIREADIDFSDRRLIEAA; this is encoded by the coding sequence ATGTTCAGCCAAAACGGTGGCTTCCTCACGACCTCGGTCGACTCCGTGGTCAACTGGGCGCGCTCGAACTCCCTGATGCCGATGCCGATGGGCCTCGCCTGCTGCGCCATCGAGATGATGGGGATGGCCGGTCCGAAGTACGACATCGGCCGCTTCGGCGCGGAGGCGATGCGCTTCAGCCCGCGCCAGGCCGACCTGATGATCGTCGCCGGGTGGTGCTCCTACAAGATGGCGCACGCTGTCCGCCGCATCTGGGACCAGATGCCCGACCCGAAGTGGTGTATCGCCATGGGTGCCTGCGCCTCCACAGGTGGCATGCACCGCGTCTACGGCGTCGTGCAGGGCGTCGACAACTTCCTCCCCGTGGATGTCTACATCTCGGGCTGCCCGCCGCGCCCCGACGCGATCCTGCACGCCGTGATGGACATCCAGGAGAAGATCCGCAACGAGCACTCCGTCGCGAAGGACATCCGCGAGGCGGACATCGACTTCAGCGACCGCCGCCTCATCGAAGCCGCGTAG
- a CDS encoding NADH-quinone oxidoreductase subunit A, which produces MLADFLPFFLMIVMALGLAVTLLKSAEIFGPRRPRRVKASPYESGMDPVGSARERYSVKFYLVAMIFIVFDVEIVFMYPWAVSFIDFLEAGYGLQSLAVIGLFTLILFVGLVYDIKKGGLDFEG; this is translated from the coding sequence ATGCTGGCTGACTTCCTGCCCTTCTTTCTGATGATCGTGATGGCCCTCGGCCTCGCGGTCACGCTCCTCAAGTCCGCCGAGATCTTCGGCCCGCGCCGCCCACGTCGCGTCAAGGCGAGCCCCTACGAGTCGGGCATGGACCCGGTCGGCTCGGCGCGCGAACGGTACTCGGTCAAGTTCTACCTCGTCGCGATGATCTTCATCGTGTTCGACGTCGAGATCGTGTTCATGTATCCGTGGGCGGTCAGCTTCATCGACTTCCTCGAAGCGGGCTACGGCCTGCAGTCGCTCGCCGTGATTGGGCTCTTCACGCTCATCCTGTTCGTGGGCCTCGTCTACGACATCAAGAAGGGCGGCCTCGACTTCGAAGGCTAG
- the purB gene encoding adenylosuccinate lyase has product MIDRYTRPEMGALWSEQAQFQSWLDVELAACWAWSKATGQIPMQDVEVLYADASFDIARIHEIEAATRHDVVAFTRAVSETLGPEKRWVHYGLTSSDVVDTALAYRITQANELLRKGLDRLSDVLAARAREHKTTLCVGRTHGVHAEPTTFGLKLARFYDQVQRDIVRFEAAAEALRVGKLSGAVGTFANIPPEVERLTCERLGLRPAPISTQVLPRDLHAQYLGALALVGATIETIAVEIRHLQRSEVLEAEEAFGKGQKGSSAMPHKRNPVGSENLTGAARLLRGYMVSAYENVALWHERDISHSSVERVIVPDATIILDYALHRLARIVENLTVNADRMKENLERTYGLVFSQRLLLMLIDTGLSREAAYDLVQPLAMKAWRERTSFREIVEANEAVRQHLNLGQIGEAFDPAYHLREVDTIFGRIGL; this is encoded by the coding sequence ATGATCGACCGCTACACCCGGCCCGAGATGGGCGCGCTCTGGAGCGAGCAGGCTCAGTTCCAGTCTTGGCTCGATGTCGAACTCGCCGCCTGCTGGGCGTGGAGCAAGGCCACCGGCCAGATCCCCATGCAGGACGTCGAAGTGCTCTACGCCGATGCGTCGTTCGACATCGCCCGCATCCACGAGATCGAGGCCGCGACGCGGCACGACGTGGTCGCGTTCACCCGTGCCGTCTCGGAGACGCTCGGGCCCGAGAAGCGCTGGGTGCACTACGGCCTCACGTCGTCCGACGTAGTCGACACAGCGCTCGCTTACCGCATCACGCAGGCGAACGAACTCCTGCGCAAAGGCCTCGACCGACTCTCGGACGTGCTCGCCGCCCGCGCTCGGGAGCACAAGACCACGCTCTGCGTCGGCCGCACGCACGGCGTTCACGCCGAGCCGACGACGTTCGGGCTGAAGCTCGCGCGGTTCTACGACCAGGTGCAGCGCGACATCGTCCGCTTCGAGGCCGCTGCCGAAGCGCTGCGCGTGGGCAAGCTCTCTGGGGCCGTCGGCACCTTCGCCAACATCCCGCCGGAGGTTGAGCGGCTGACGTGCGAGCGCCTTGGCCTGCGCCCTGCGCCCATTTCCACGCAGGTGCTCCCGCGCGACCTCCACGCGCAGTATCTCGGCGCGCTCGCGCTCGTCGGGGCGACCATCGAGACGATCGCCGTCGAGATCCGGCACCTCCAGCGCTCGGAAGTACTCGAAGCGGAGGAGGCGTTCGGCAAAGGCCAAAAGGGGTCGAGCGCGATGCCGCACAAGCGCAACCCGGTCGGCAGCGAGAACCTCACCGGCGCGGCGCGGCTCTTGCGCGGCTACATGGTGAGCGCCTACGAGAACGTCGCCCTCTGGCACGAGCGCGACATCAGCCACTCGTCCGTCGAGCGCGTGATCGTCCCCGACGCGACCATCATCCTCGACTACGCGCTGCATCGCCTCGCTCGCATCGTGGAGAACCTCACGGTCAACGCCGACCGGATGAAGGAGAACCTGGAGCGGACCTACGGGCTCGTCTTCAGCCAGCGGCTCCTGCTGATGCTCATCGACACGGGCCTGAGCCGGGAGGCAGCCTATGACCTCGTGCAGCCGCTCGCCATGAAGGCGTGGCGCGAGCGCACGAGTTTCCGCGAGATCGTGGAGGCCAACGAGGCCGTCCGGCAGCACCTCAACCTGGGCCAGATCGGCGAGGCCTTCGATCCGGCCTACCATCTCCGCGAGGTAGACACGATCTTCGGGCGCATCGGGCTCTAA
- a CDS encoding NADH-quinone oxidoreductase subunit I: protein MPGTYSVTAKPGERKLGFWEKLYLPEILKGLRYSGRKMRAPSYTFNYPEEQFYPPDSYRGRPVLVEENGRPRCVSCGLCARSCPPLAISMQAHEVFDDIKEREPERFEINMLRCIYCGYCEEVCPEEAIVMSKEFDLTFQDRDEAVFDLTRLLQPKEVLQDRLGFLERKRNQQQFGQQWDFKRENNVHTLRNRLDYVKEVVEGEASE from the coding sequence ATGCCCGGCACATACTCCGTCACCGCCAAGCCCGGCGAGCGCAAGCTCGGCTTCTGGGAAAAGCTCTACCTCCCCGAGATCCTGAAGGGCCTCCGCTACTCGGGCCGCAAGATGCGCGCGCCGTCGTACACCTTCAACTACCCGGAGGAGCAGTTCTACCCACCCGACTCCTACCGTGGTCGTCCGGTGCTTGTGGAGGAGAACGGCCGCCCGCGCTGCGTCTCGTGTGGGCTGTGCGCGCGCTCGTGCCCGCCGCTCGCCATCTCGATGCAGGCCCATGAGGTCTTCGACGACATCAAGGAGCGCGAGCCGGAGCGCTTCGAGATCAACATGCTGCGCTGCATCTACTGCGGCTACTGCGAGGAAGTCTGCCCCGAAGAGGCGATCGTGATGTCGAAAGAATTCGACCTCACGTTCCAGGACCGCGACGAGGCCGTCTTCGACCTGACGCGGCTCCTCCAGCCGAAGGAGGTTCTCCAGGACCGGCTCGGCTTCCTGGAGCGTAAGCGCAACCAGCAGCAGTTCGGCCAGCAGTGGGACTTCAAGCGCGAGAACAACGTCCACACGCTCCGCAACCGCCTCGACTACGTAAAGGAGGTCGTCGAGGGCGAGGCCAGCGAGTAG
- a CDS encoding DinB family protein — translation MPVNLDDYAAPANAPETQAVRREALLAQLGWLIVEAEALGPLMAALPPNVLTGRPMPNTHSVKETFGLLATLDHEVHAPQVARMLSEGTPALARAGEAALAEGSAWNDTNLAVLLDRMRDARQALLDQLTAAPPDAWQRTAMLASATDDSETLTLGAYVLRICQHDADRLRDLAYRLHESKLTSRAEDLPK, via the coding sequence ATGCCCGTCAACCTCGACGACTACGCGGCCCCCGCGAACGCACCGGAGACCCAGGCCGTCCGCCGCGAGGCGCTGCTGGCGCAGCTCGGCTGGCTGATCGTCGAAGCGGAGGCGCTGGGACCGCTGATGGCCGCCCTCCCGCCCAACGTGCTCACGGGCCGACCGATGCCCAACACACATTCGGTCAAGGAAACGTTCGGGCTGCTAGCCACCCTCGACCACGAGGTACACGCACCGCAGGTCGCGCGGATGCTGAGCGAGGGCACGCCCGCGCTTGCCCGCGCTGGCGAGGCTGCCCTCGCCGAAGGCTCCGCGTGGAACGACACGAACCTCGCCGTGCTGCTCGACCGCATGCGCGACGCCCGGCAGGCGCTGCTCGACCAACTGACTGCGGCGCCTCCAGACGCCTGGCAGCGCACCGCGATGCTCGCTAGCGCCACCGACGACTCGGAGACGCTCACGCTGGGCGCCTACGTGCTGCGGATCTGCCAACACGACGCCGACCGACTGCGCGACCTCGCCTACCGGCTGCACGAGAGCAAGCTGACGTCGCGCGCAGAGGACTTGCCAAAGTAG
- the holA gene encoding DNA polymerase III subunit delta, with amino-acid sequence MAAKPGPSYDDLATAFRHGNFQPLYFFYGEEGFLIDELQTLLVEHALQPHERDFNLDLVYGAESDVQRALALCASFPVMAQRRVVVVRDFEKLQGNRAFQHYAAQPNPSAVVLLACRSKPNLSAHPYRALKQHAVAAEFKPLYDRQMPGWIGQRLRQRGLQAASGVPQMIAEAVGTDLRTAAQEVEKLAVYLGDRKRVTPDDVVAAGGHTREFNIFELQKAIGQGDAVRAQTIADQMLRQAANRRGEALMIVAMLTRYVGLLAKAADGQAKRLSDRDLARHIGVSPYFVKEYTFALRTLGLAAIPRTFEALLAADYELKGGSARDERLVVLLLLRRILASPAPTRRAA; translated from the coding sequence ATGGCTGCCAAGCCCGGTCCCAGCTACGACGATCTCGCCACGGCCTTCCGCCACGGCAACTTCCAGCCGCTCTACTTCTTCTACGGCGAGGAGGGCTTCCTGATCGACGAACTCCAGACACTGCTCGTTGAGCACGCGCTGCAGCCGCACGAGCGCGACTTCAACCTGGACCTCGTCTACGGCGCCGAGTCGGACGTGCAGCGGGCGCTGGCGCTCTGCGCGAGCTTCCCCGTAATGGCGCAGCGCCGGGTCGTCGTCGTGCGCGACTTCGAGAAGCTGCAGGGCAACCGGGCCTTCCAGCACTACGCCGCGCAGCCGAACCCGTCGGCGGTGGTACTTCTGGCGTGCCGCTCGAAGCCGAACCTCAGCGCACATCCCTACCGCGCGCTCAAGCAGCACGCCGTCGCCGCGGAGTTCAAGCCGCTCTACGACCGGCAGATGCCCGGTTGGATCGGACAGCGCCTCCGCCAGCGCGGGCTGCAAGCGGCCTCCGGCGTCCCGCAGATGATCGCCGAGGCCGTCGGCACCGACCTGCGCACGGCAGCCCAGGAGGTCGAGAAACTCGCCGTCTACCTCGGCGACCGGAAGCGCGTCACCCCCGACGACGTCGTCGCCGCAGGCGGTCACACGCGCGAGTTCAACATCTTCGAGCTGCAGAAAGCCATCGGCCAAGGCGACGCTGTCCGTGCGCAGACCATCGCCGACCAGATGCTCCGGCAGGCCGCCAACCGGCGCGGCGAGGCGCTCATGATCGTGGCGATGCTGACGCGCTACGTGGGCCTGCTCGCCAAGGCAGCCGACGGCCAGGCGAAGCGGCTCTCCGACCGCGACCTCGCCCGGCACATCGGCGTGAGCCCGTACTTCGTCAAGGAGTACACCTTCGCACTGCGGACGCTTGGCCTCGCCGCGATCCCGCGCACCTTCGAGGCGCTCCTCGCCGCCGACTACGAACTCAAGGGCGGCTCCGCCCGCGACGAACGGCTCGTCGTGCTCCTCCTGCTCCGCCGCATCCTGGCCAGCCCGGCCCCGACGCGGCGTGCCGCGTGA